A segment of the Denticeps clupeoides unplaced genomic scaffold, fDenClu1.1, whole genome shotgun sequence genome:
TTGACCACGAAATGTAACCCCGCCCACAGCGGAAGCGGCTGCTtggttattataatatattatagaaGCGTTTTAATTTGCACTATAACAGATTCGCGCGAGGGGAACCGCCCTGGTGCTGATGCTGCTTCAGCCGGAGTCACATTACGTCACTTTGGCCCGCCGTGATTGGCTGGAGGTCGGTGCGCTGGCGGCTGCAGCATCGCCACACGTTCATTCTGCGGGGGGGGGAAGAGACCGTTTTTAACGCTAAAAAGCACcaaattaaaagtaataaagGTATAAAAAAGGCCGGTGGTCAGTGGTTGCGGTCGCTGCTGCGGTGATGGCGGAGAGCGAGGTGGACACCCCCAGCACTCCCATCGAGTACGAGAGCAAGTACTTCGAGCATCATGGAGTCCGGCTGCCTCCCTTCTGCAGGGGGAAGATGGAGGAGATCTCCAACTTCTCCATCCGGAGGAGCGACATCTGGATCGTCACTTACCCCAAATCAGGTAGAACGAACGACCCGCCACGTTGCGGGcattgtttttagatatttttttaatcagacagAATGACCCCCCCTCCACCACATTACGTAACGTtggcgtgttttttttcccgtgCGCGTTTACGCGTAGAggaatgacatttttaaacgCCACATTCGATAAGGACATTTCAtgtgtactaaaaaaaaaaaaaaaaaactttggaagGTCGCTGTTCTGGACGCGACCGATGTGCGGAAGTGACGTCACCGTGTTTACACTCGGCCAGCCTGTCGGGATGACGTCGCTTTGCTGCATTGCCGCTGCTGCGCCGCGTGCACGGCTGCCGTCCTGCGTGGGTGGGTCCACGTCACGTGGCACCCGGCCGCCTCCCGCCAAACCCCAATAAAAGAAAACGTGACAGCTGCGTCGTCACCTCCTGCTGCAGACACCCAGGTGGCTTCCCTTCCTAACCATGGCAGCCCCAGTCTTCCCGGCTCCTCTGAAGGAGGAGAGGGACACTTCGGTTTCACAAGCATTTGCTTGAAAGTGAACTGactgtcattgggaaacactgcagcacagcacacggtgacactacAAAAGGTGTCCACTACAAAAGgtgtccttaaccgctaggccaccgtcTGTTGTCCAAATGCCTGGCACATTTTCACTGCAGCTGTCTCATTAGGTGACTTATTAGGCAAGTGTTTTGATGATTTGTCACATCTGGGCCCTGTGCAGATAGGACCCACCGGTGACATCAGACCAACCAGACTGTCACTCCAAGCCGTCAATAAGAATCAGCGACTCATTAGCTAAGCTTGTGCCATTCCGTTCATTCATCAGTGGCTTTCAGACACAGACTAAACATATGATGAAGCCCATGTAGATGTTACCACTGAACCACTATAAGAAAGGGAAGCGATGCAGATGCAACCTGGAGAATAAGCTATTCATAATTTGTTAATTATGAAACGTCCTCCGTTTGCATCACCGCTGGTCTTGTGAATATTGTTGTTCCTTAGATGGGACCTTATCAGAGGATCATCCTCCAGTGGTCATCAGTATGAAGGAACCTTGTGTTATGATGTTCACCGAGATCAGTTCTGCATTTTCTCCAGACTTTTCTCGCCTTCACATGTTGTTTTGCAACGTGAATTATAACCATATTTTCACGCACATCTTAGAGCGAATGAAAGAGCAGCTCTGTGTGACATTCGGACTCATTGATCTTACTCTCTTTCTTTGTCTCTTTTGAGAAttatgtgacctttgaccttttgtgACAGAAATTATCCAGAGGAACGCTGCGCTTTCCCATTGAATCCAGATTCAAGACTTTGACCCTGATTCATCACCAGACATCAGTGACTGGGTCCATCCGATGTTCTGTACTAAAaaggctccgcctcctcactCGCTCTCCCCTAGGTACCAGTCTTCTGCAGGAAATCGTCTATCTGGTGAGCCAGGGGGCGGACCCCGACGAGATCGGCCTCATGAACATCGACGAGCAGCTTCCTGTGCTGGAGTATCCCCAGCCCGGCCTGGACATCATACAGGTATTCACACGCACTGACACACTGCAGACGTTCGCTGTGATGTCACGTGCTGCAGCTCGTCTCCTATTGGTCCGTTGTGGCGTGTTTTTACCTCCGCAGGAGCTGACATCTCCACGTCTGATTAAGAGCCACCTGCCCTACCGCTTTTTGCCCTCAGCCATTCATAACGGAGAAGGGAAGGTGGGTCCGTGCTAATTAAAAAGTCCATCAAGTAAAATCACAAATGTTTCTTGATTAAGACACGACTGAGATTTGTAACAAATTAGTTGTGCAGCACATGAAATACAGAAGAGAGAATACAAGGGGCTCcaaaaagttttgagaatgaaaataattactgtttttcacaaagtttgctgcttccgtttttattacgGTAATTTGAATATACcacagaatgttatgaagagcaaTCAGATGAATTGCGAAGTCCTTCTTTgcacatgaaaatgaacttcttcccacaaaaggacctgctgagatcattccagtgagagtgttgaggagcacaaggctggagatcgttctgtcctgctgactgagttagaatagcagaccggatgctttaaaaggacggtgatgcttgaaatcatcgttcttctttttttaaccatggttacctgcaaggaaacacgtgcagttcTTCACgtgcaaggatattgctgctactatgATTCCACCATAATCAAACATTTAATAAACTTCAAGGTTAGAGGtccaagtgttgtgaagaaggcttcagggcgcccaagaaggtctaaagatgattcagctgcggtgccaccagtgcagagcttgctcaggtatggcagcaggcaggtgtgagggcatctgctcGCACAGTGAGACGAAGACTTCTGGAGGATGGAacgaagggcagcaaagaagccagactgatattctgcgaAACGTACAGGGATTGGGGAAAAGTCATTTTCTGTGATGAAGCTCCTTTCCGATGGTTTGGGGTGTCTGGAAAAATTGAGCgataccatcagtcctgtcttgtgacAGGCATCCTTCAATTACTCttcttcaatacaccacagaaacaactgataaATGATCTAAAAACACCGAAGcaacaaactttgtgaaaaccagtatttttaaaacctttggAGGAAGGGaggcgttgccagattgggcagtaTTGATTTTGATATATTTCGTGCTCATTGAGAATAAGGAATCCATCTGAAGTGGGTTTGGTGTTTAACTGCCCAGACTTTATTTATCAGATAGTTTCAGCGATTAAATCTGGCAACAATGCTTGCACTCCTTTATGTGTGGGATTACGTTCTCTCATGAGCTGACAAACAAGATTCTTCTGGGTTTTGGAAATAATGACCCTTGCACAAAAAAGGTCAGGATGGGTatttagttcctcctctccaacatacaggtAACCAGCAAGTCGTCCTTTCTTGGTTCTTGGTAAAATTGCTTGTCGTGGCAATAATGTTGTGTTCTCAGATCTGACTAGTTCAACGGCCATGgccggtttgtgtgtgtacaggtgatCTACATGGCCAGGAACCCTAAAGATCTGGTGGTGTCATACTACCAGTTCCACCGCTCTCTGAGGACCATGAGCTATCGCGGAACCTTCCAGGAGTTCTGTCGCAGGTTCATGAATGACAAACGTGGGTACAGCAACTGCCAACAGAAGAGATGCCAACTTCTGTCTGGAGGCCCATTAaactccccctcctccctctgtcCTCAGTGGGGTACGGTTCCTGGTTTGAGCACGTTGAGGAATTCTGGGAACACCGCATGGACTcaaatgttcttttcctgaaaTACGAAGACATGTACAAGGTAAATGGCTCTCCACCACTAACAATGTCCTGGGTTTGCTCTCATGGTTTAGTCTCAGTTCAGGTATACTGTAATATTTAGCCTTGCTGTAGTTTTTCTAAGTTCCAGTTCTGATGTTGTGGATGTTGGGAGGAGGTGTGGTCAGCATGGTGTGAGTGTGGTGGAAGTTTCCGGGGAAGGTGATGTGTAGGTTAGACGATGGCACACAGATTAAGTAAATAGACTGTTGACATGGTTCTATAGGCTGAATGAACAGGAGAGGGTCCAGAGTACACAAGACCCCACCCCCTATACAGAcatagacacacatgcacacacacacacacacacacacacacacaccttgaaacactgaaacatacacacacacacagacatgcatacCCATGTtggcacatgcatacacaccatGGTTTCTGTGTGATGTGTTCTGCATGATGAAGAGACCCTTATGTCTCTACAGTCCACGCAAAGGAAAaactttattgtgtgtgtgtgtgtgtgtgtgtgtgtgtgtgtgtgtgtgtgcatgtgcgcaGGACCTCAGCACGCTGGTGGAACAGTTGGCTCGGTTCCTGGGCGTGTCCTACAGCAAAGCCCAGCTGGAGAGCTGCAGTCAGCTGATCGAACAGTGCTGCAACTCGGAGGCGCTGTCAATCTGCAGAGGTGAGCCGGGGCGGCACAGATAGACGGAGCGAGGGACAGACAGCTATCTGCACCGACGTTCGGGAATCAGGCGTCCCCCTGACCTCGTGTCCAGTTGGCGAGACGGAGACTGCTGAGCCCCTGAGGGGAGATGCTGAGTTTGAACCGAAGTGACCCTGAATTGCAACAGACCTCCTCAGTTCAGTCCGACCCACTGGCCTCATTTCgtcagacacagagagagagagagagagagagagagagagagagagagagagagagagagagagagagaaagagacggtCCGGCTGAGCCTGTctaaaaatacacatacagCAAAACCTTGcatttgataaaataaaaaaaagcataaaatgttCATCTTGGTTTAAAGCTGCAATGTGCAAGATTTTTTTCACCTGGAGAATTTAAGCTCAACGCAAACAGGGGGCAGCATTTCACCAAATAGTTCCgaaatgctaatttttaaaaaatcaacagGAGTCACTGGTAAATCTGGCATCCATTCCTTTAACTGCCCTTGCGCCTCCATTTTCTTTGTAAACTGATGAACGTAGTTGGGGAGGGGGGCATTTGTCGAGTTATGCCATCCAGGTTGCTAGGAAGATGTACTGGTGGAGGCAGTAGAGGGCGAGGATGTAGAGGTCACGGAGGGCAGTGGCGAGGGGGAGCCAAGCATCATGGGTGCAGAATGTAACTTGTGAAACATCCTCTGTCGTGGACCGGCTGCTGTTCTGTGACAAAGTTCACATGTAcagtggatgtaaaaaaaagtgtgtgatgCAAAACTTTTCCCACCTTTACTGTGACACATAACCCTTACAGACAGCTAAAAATACAATAAGATGGTtgtatatttaaatgcacacacacacacacacacacacacacacagccacgtCATGAAAACCTTGACgtttttaaacaatttacattacatttacatttatggcgtttggcagacacccttatccagagtgctttCATGTTCCCATCAATGAAGTACTCACAATTTATTAACAGGGCTGTGACTACAGTGAATATAAAAAGGTTTATACCCTGTTAATTACTTGTGAGTACTTCATTGATGgcttattgtattttttgtgtgtctgtttatatatgtacagaacaggccaaaagtttggatgcaccttctcattcaatgtgttttctttattttcatgaccatttacgttggtagattctcactgaaggcatcaaaactatgaatgaacacatgtggagttatgtacttaacaaaaagtggagaccctccacagtcaccggacctgaacccaatccagatggtttggggtgagctggaccccaacaagtgctaaacacctctgggaactccttcaagactgttggagaaccatttcaggtgacgacctcttgaagctcatcgagagaatgccaagagtgtgcaaagcaagtaatcagagcaaaaggtggctattttgaagaaactagaatatataaaacatgttttcatgttttgttaagtatataataattccacatgtgtttattcatagtttttgatgccttcagtgagaatctaccaaagtaaatggtcatgaaaatgaccagggtggtagtagcctagtgggtaacacactcgcctatgaaccagaagacccgggttcgaatcccccttactaccattgtgtccctgaagcaagacacttaaccctaagttgctccagggagactgtcctgtaactactggttgtaagtcgctctggataagggcgtctgataaatgcttgtaaatgtaaatgtaaatgtaaatgaaaataacaacaacaacatttatttcttatatagaccaaaatcacatacagtatgtctcaatgggctttgacaggccctacagttgacaccccccacacttgacccctctgcacacaaggaaaaactccacacaaaaaaactctaggagagagaaaaagaaaggaagaaaccttgggaaggaagtaatacagagagggaccccccttCCAGGGTTAGAGTGAGCTGcgaattggtgtcagtgcaggggtgggatgatttgtccaataagaaaaataagtcctacagttgtaggttggagaatgtagtccagttgtcattggtctagattacgtgtccataatgatgcttactggtccacttgaagctTGTATAGTTGTGTGAACGGtgctggtggctgtggtgaccctctgggaaaaaacacattgaatgagaaggtgtgtccaaacttttggcctgtactgtatataaagaaAGCATATATGAGATACAACTATATGAGATAGATAGATGAGGAAAACTTTAATGTAGAGATCTGTAGTTTTTTCCTTCGGGGGTTAGGGGTTAGGCATTAAAGGTCGCCTCAGCGGAACTGccagtctggttgtccacacaatCGACCctttcctgacgcaaccctccccatttacccgggatTGGGACCaacaccaagaaatacactgtcacgtgCGTCCCTAGAGGCTGTGTtaattgtaatgtaaaaaaataaactgttgGTCAAGGATGCATCAGGTGGTGACACAGTTAGTCAAATATCCCAGAATGCTTTTCACACACAGCAAATAGTAAATACAGAGGTGTGGTTATTGAAACACTGATATCAGCACCACTTCAGCTACAAGTACCACATGCTCCACGTGTTCTCCCAGCCTGGTGTGAGAATGTTCTAAAGAGTGATGGAGGGGGTCACATGATCAGCCGCTCATTGTAATGATTGAACAGAAACATttcgagatttttttttaatatttcagcttGTCCGTGTTTGATTTACACTGCATGGGTTTACAGAGCCCCCTTGTGGTGAGATGGAGCCCATGCAGCCGAATGTTGAGACCCTTTCTCTTTAgagaaaaactaaagaaatgATTTTGGCtggtttattatttttgttgctgttttttatgATTTCCTTATGATTTTGATGATGCGCTGTGTATTTGTTTGCTTATTTGTTGGTTAATTTGCTGTGAGTCTCTGTCTTTTGTTTCCCTCGTGTACTTTTTTAGTGCATGGATTCTGAGTGCTGCTGGCTGTAGGGCTTTAGGTTAACTGACACACACAGGGAGTGAAGGTGAGTGGGAATCCAGTAAACACTGAAGTCCACTAAAGATTGTGGACTGGCTCCTGGGGTGCACGTTTCtgttggtcatgtgacccgCTGACCACTCCCATTTGTCCCACAGGACGTGTTGGGCTGTGGAAGGACATCTTCACCGTCTCCATGAATGACAAGTTTGACGCCATGTATCGACAGAAGATGGGCAAGTCCGACCTGATGTTTGACTTCAGCCTGTGAGACGCCTCACAGGCTCCACCCCCAAACGGTCAATCAAGCTGTCCACCAATCAACAAGCCACTCAAGCCAACCCTTGTCAATGACCTGTGACCTCTCACCAATTCAACTGTTGTGAGAGCCACTGACCTGGAATCAGTTGAGCATAGTAGCTCCTGGTGTTGATCCCAGGTCAGTCTGCAGGTGCCCCGCCTTCACAACAGCGTCCGCGTGACGCCCATAAAGATTCATTGTTTACATCCAGCGCTGCTGCCACATAGGCCACTCAATACGGcattttcatttccaaaatTCACCAAACGTTGTCCCCACCCTACACTAGTGGCacagcattctgattggtggcTGTATGATGTTGACATTTCTGCCTCAGTTTCACATTGAGCTCCTGACCGTCTTTGTTTCAGCACATCATTAATCAGTGTttggatgtgtgtatgtgtgtgtgtgtgtgcgtgtgcacagCAGCTAGACTCAGGAGGGGGTGTGGCACAGCGTAAATCACCCATCATTCCCTCCCCGCCACTGCTTTTGAATACTGTACTGGACAGGGCGTCGCCGCTCAGGCCTCTGCTCTATGCCACACGATTGTCTGCAGgcaacttaatttttttctcttttcctttctcAATAAAACAACAATCATGCTGCTTGCTGGTTTATTAATAAAGTTGTGTCCTCAggctgtgtgtttggtgttttcTGTGGAAAGAAAATGACAGTGACGAACCGCTCCTGAACAAAGCGATCGTCAGCGGCTTTAGAAAAGTAGTTAGAGCTGCAATGTGTCCTGTCAATCAAACGGCATCTCCGCCCCCCTCCCACCCACCACACTTTCACCCACACAGGCCCATTGTTATTCAGATTCAGTCATTTGAAAATGGCCTAAAACCTTCATTTCTTAGCCAATAACGGCTCAGCGGCGTGTTTAATAAACGCAAAAAGTATGAATGTTTCTGTTATTAACCTTCTGGCAGCTTCAGATTGCATTTAATTAAGCAGAGGCTCATGTGTAGCAACACAATTATTGCCTTTTACAGCAATATTCATGCGTTTCAGGGGGggaaagcagcagaaaatgttGTGCTCGTGTCCGGTTCACTGATGTAGTGCAAACATCAgacataaaattattaataaaggaCAAAACAAAGGGTCTGCAAGGGTTAGAGGCATAACATAATACAgatttaaaagtgaaatgattgtcattgtgatacacagcagcagagtgcacacagtgaaatttgtcctctgcatttaacccatcacagcagtgggcggccatgacaggtgcccggggagcagtgtgtggggacggtgctttgcagtggggcagtggtggcccagcggttaaagaagtggcccagtaatcagaaggttgccggttcgaatcccgatccgccaaggtgccactgagcaaagcgccgccCCCACatactgcctgtcatggctgccctctgctcactcagggttatgggttaaacgcagaggacaaatttcactgtgtgcatcatgtgctgtgctgctgtgtatcacatgtgacaatcacttcactttatttatattattatattatttgctcagtggcacctcagtggcacattggtggatcgggattcgaaccggcaaccttcagattacagggccgcttccttaaccgctaggcgaccactgccccccatttacagcatttatcagacgcccttatccagagcgacttacaatcagtagttacagggacagtcccccctcataggcgagtgtgttacccactaggctactaccacccacccaatgcaacaAAGACCTCACCCGGCTTTTGTGGAGCATGAGGAGAAGCATCACCACTCAGCAAAGATGTGGCCAGGCAGGGCTTATTTGGGACGTGATGTGaaagcacagcacccagtgcacacagtgaaatgcggTCTCAtggcagtgggcggccatgaaaggcgcccggggagcagtgtacggcactttgctcggtggcatcTCAGTTGTACCTCGGGATTTGATCCGGCACCACTGCCAACAGCGCATGACCAGTTTTAGGATGCTGTTCggaatgtttttgttgttgttgctgagtGACTATTTATGACGATCAGAAGATGAATTTGATTCCGTTTTTTTATAAGAAAAAGGAGGGGCCTGCAGACATGACGGACAGGTATCACACACGCTACTTCCtccttctggatgatttaaaccccctctTGTCAATACATGACACGCCCAGCGTCCATCTCCTGCCTTTCTCCTCCGTTTGCccccgttctctacactcctgaTGCTCCTTGTACGCAGGGTGTGTCAGACAGAAGCATAGA
Coding sequences within it:
- the LOC114771997 gene encoding sulfotransferase 4A1, which gives rise to MAESEVDTPSTPIEYESKYFEHHGVRLPPFCRGKMEEISNFSIRRSDIWIVTYPKSGTSLLQEIVYLVSQGADPDEIGLMNIDEQLPVLEYPQPGLDIIQELTSPRLIKSHLPYRFLPSAIHNGEGKVIYMARNPKDLVVSYYQFHRSLRTMSYRGTFQEFCRRFMNDKLGYGSWFEHVEEFWEHRMDSNVLFLKYEDMYKDLSTLVEQLARFLGVSYSKAQLESCSQLIEQCCNSEALSICRGRVGLWKDIFTVSMNDKFDAMYRQKMGKSDLMFDFSL